DNA from Acidimicrobiales bacterium:
TGCTGGTGGCCGATCATCAGACGGCGGGCCGTGGCCGGATGGGACGCAGCTGGGAGGCGCCGCCGGGTTCGTCGCTGCTGTGCTCGATCCTGCTGCGTCCCGACATCCCCGTGGCGATGCTGCAGCTGATCTCGCTGGCCACCGCAATGGCCGCGTCCGACGCTTGCGACACCGTTGCCGGTGTGCGGCCCCGCCTCAAGTGGCCCAACGACCTCATGGTCGAGGGATCCGACGGCGAGGAGCGCAAGGTGGCCGGCATCCTCGCCGAGTCGAGCCTCAAGGCCGACGGGGTCGCGGCGGTGGTCGTCGGCATGGGGCTCAACGTCAACTGGCCCGACGCGCTGCCCGACGAGCTGGCCTCCATCGCCACCTCGCTCAACCACCACGCGGGTCGCGAGATCGATCGGGAGGAGTTGTTGGTCGCCCACCTGCGCGGCCTCGAGACCATGCTCTCCCAGCTCGGCACCGCCGAGGGGAGCGAGGCGCTGCTGCTCCGCTACCGCCACCTGTCGTGCACCCTCGGCCGGATGGTCCGGGTCGAGCTCTCGTCGGGGGCGCTCACCGGTCAGGCGAGCGACCTCACCCCCGACGGACATCTGCTGGTCGAGCTTGCCGGCGAGCTGGTCCCGGTCGCCGCGGGCGACGTCGTTCACCTTCGCCCCGCCACCTGAACCGCCCCGGATCAGGGGTCGAGGTCGCTGCGCATCAGCTCGGACAGCGCCGCGGCGGCGGCCTCGGTGAGCGGCCCGGGGCACTCGCGCAGCCCGATGCCGTCGACCGAGGCGATGGCCTGCACGTCGCGGGTCGACGAGGTGAGGAACGCCTCGTCGGCGTCGAAGAGCACATCGAGGGGCAGGTCCTCCTCGACGGCGTCGGTGACCTCGAGGACGAGGTCGCGGGTGATGCCGGCCAGGGGACCGGCCGACAGCGGTGGGGTGACGAGCCGCCCTTCGATCCCGACGAAGATGTTGGTCCCGGTGCCCTCGCAGAGGTTGCCGGCGGTGTTGGCGAAGATGGCCTCGCTGGCATCCGCCGCGGCGGCACGGGCCAGGGCCATCACGTTCTCGGCATAGGACGTGGTCTTCAACCCGGTGAGGGCTCCGCGCTCGTTGCGGGTCCACTCGACGGTCATGACGTCGGTGCCCTGCTCGCTGTGAGCCAGCTCGCTCACGGCCAGCAGCAGGGTGGTGCCCTCGTCGCCCCGGTTCGAACCCATCGGCCCGGGTCCGCCCGTGAGGGTGATGCGAAGGCGTCCGCCGTCGACGCCGTTGGCCTCGATCACCTCGGCGGCAGCGGCGCGCACCAGATCGGCGTCGGGGACCTCGAGCCCGAGCGCGGTGGCCGAGCGCTCGAGACGGCGCAGGTGGCGGCTCATCGCGAACGGCACGGTCCCGACGATCTTGAGCGTCTCGAACACGCCGTCGCCCACGGTCATCCCGTGGTCGAACGGTGAGATCCTGGCCTCGTCGGTGGGGAGCACCTGCCCGTTGATCCACACCTTGTCGGTCGAGTTGGTCATGGCCCGATCCTAGGAGCCGCCGCGGTGAGCGGCCGCGGGTCTCGTTGGTACGCTGGACCGGTGCGGTCAAGCCCATCACGGGTGCGCGGGCGACGAACATGGCCCCAACGCCTGCTCCTCGCCGTCAACGTGGCCCTGGTGCTCGTCGCCCTCGGGGCGGCAGCGCTGCTGGGCTACGGCTACGAGAAGGCCGGCAGGTTCCCGCGGATGGCGCTGTCGGGGGTGCTGGCCGAGGTCGAGGCCTCCTCGGGCGAGGGCGCCATGAACGTGCTGTTGGTCGGGACCGACACCGCCGAAGGGCTCGACCCGGATGATCCGGTGCTCGAGGGCCGGCCGGAGTCCAATGACCTGACCGACAGCATCATGATCCTGCGGATCGACCCTGCCGCCAACGACGCCGCGCTGCTGTCGATCCCCCGCGACCTGTGGGTGCCGATCGCGGGAACCGACCAGTCCAACAAGATCAACACCGCCTACTCGGTCGGTGGAGCGAGCGCGCTGATCGAGACGATCGACGACTACCTCGGCATCCCTGTGAACCACTTCGTGGCCGTCGACTTCGCCGGGTTCCAGCAGGTGGTCTCGGCCATCGGCGGGGTGGAGGTGTACTTCCCGCACCCCGCCCGCGACCAGGGCAGTGGCCTGTTCGTGCCCGAAGCCGGATGCCAGCTGCTCGACCCGGCCCAGGCGCTGGCGTACTCCCGTGCCCGCCACTACGAGAACCGGATCGACGGCCGCTGGGTCCCGGACCGCCAGGCCGATTTCGGGCGAATGCAGCGCCAGCAGGAGTTCATGCGCCGAGCGCTCAGCCGGGCGATCGACCGCGGCGCCCGCAACCCCGTCACCCTCAACGCCCTGCTGAACGCGGTCGACGGCGCCCTCGTCCTCGACGATCAGCTCACCACCGGCCAGATCGTCGACATCGCATCCGCCTTCCGCCTGTTCAACCCCGAGGAACTCAACAGCTACAGCCTCCAGGGGTACGTGTCGGACCAGATGATCCGGGGACAGTCGGCACTGGTGTTGCACGAAGCCGAAGCCGACCCCGTCCTCGACCTGTTCCGCGGCGAGCAGGGGCTGGACCCGACACCCGAGACGGTGCGGCTCCGGGTCCTCAACGGCAGCGGCGCCCCCGACCAGGCGTGGGACGTGGCCGAGTCGTTGCGGGCCGCAGGCTTCGGGGTCCCGATGACCGACAACCTCAGAGGCGACACCATCTCGCGGACCGAGATCCGCCATCACCCCGGGCAGCGTGCCTCGGCCGAGCTCCTCGCCCGGTACCTGGTCACCTCACCACGACTGGTGGAAGACCGCTCGCTGTCGTTCGTCCCCATCGAGCTGGTCACCGGCACCGACTTCCGTGGCGTCATCGAGCCCGACGATCAGAGCGATTCAGAGGGGTCGTCCGGGAGCGGCGGCACCGCTTCGACGAGCACGTCGTCGAGCAGTTCCACCACGACACCGTCGACCGCTCCTCCCAGCACCGATGATGAGGCTCCGGCCGACGAGTCCTCTCCGCCTCCCCGGTGCTGATGCGGCACTAACCTTGGCGCCCATGTCGGCAACCATCGCAGTCATCGGAACGGGCTATGTGGGCCTCACCACGGGAGCCGCGTTCGCCGCTCTGGGGCACACGGTGGTGTGCGCCGACATCGACGAGGACAAGATCCGCCGCCTCAACGACGGCGAGATCCCGATCGTCGAGGACGGCCTCGAGCGCCTGGTCCACGAGAACGTCAAGGCGGGCCGGCTCTCGTTCGTCGTCGGGGCCGCCAAGGCAGCAGCCGAGTGCGAGTTCTCCTACCTCTGCGTGCCGACACCCCAGGGGCTCGACGGGTCGGCCGACCTGTCGTTCATCGAGGCGGCAGCGGCCGAGATCGGTCCCGTGCTGCAACCCGAGTCGATCGTGGTCAACAAGTCGACGGTGCCGGTCGGATCGACGCGGGTCGTCGAACGGGCGCTGGGCCGCAGCGACGTGTTCGTGGTGTCCAATCCCGAGTTCCTCCGCGAAGGGTCGGCGGTCAACGACTTCATGAAGCCCGACCGGGTCGTGATCGGCAGCGACCACCAGGCGGCGGCCATCCGTGTGGCGTCGCTCTACATGGGCATCCCGGCACCGATCATGGTCACCGACCCCGCCTCGGCCGAGACGATCAAGTACGCCGCCAACGCCTTCCTGGCCACCAAGCTCTCGTTCGTGAACGCCGTGGCCGCGATCTGCGAGGCCGTGGGCGCCGATGTCGCCGACGTGATGTTGGGCATCGGCTACGACAAGCGCATCGGCCAGGACTTCCTCCAGCCCGGCCCCGGTTGGGGCGGAAGCTGTTTCCCCAAGGACACGCGGGCATTGGCCCACATCGCCGACGAGGCGGGGTACGACTTCCACCTGCTCAAGGGCGTGCTGGCGGTCAACGACGAGCAGTTCGAGCGCGTGGTCGACAAGATCGAGCGCCTGGTCGGCGGGAGCCTCGACGACACGACGGTGGCGGTGTGGGGGCTCACGTTCAAGGCCCGCACCGACGATCTGCGCGAGTCCCCGTCGCTCGAGATCATCGGCCGGCTGCGGGACCGTGGCGCCACCATCGTGGGCTACGACCCCGCGGTGCACCGCCAGCTCGACGGCATCACCGTGGTCGACGACCCGTACGCCGCGTGCGACGGAGCAGACGTGCTGGCGGTGCTGACCGAGTGGGACGAGTTCCGCTGGCTCGACTTCGACAAGGTGGCCGACCTGTTGACCGCACCCCGGGTCGTCGACGGGCGCAACCTGCTCGACTCGGCTGCGCTGAAGCGACGGGGCTTCACCTACGACGGCATCGGCCGCAGCTGATGGCCAGGGTGGTCGTCACCGGCGGGGCCGGTCTGCTCGGCTCCACCCTCATGCGCCGCCTGCTCGACCGGGGCGACGAGGTGGTGTGTGTCGACAACCTCATCACCGGATCCCACGACAACGTCGCCGCACTGGGGGGCCGGGGAGGGCTCGAGTTCGTGCGCCACGACGTATCGAGGCACTTCGAGATCGACGGTCCGGTCGACATGGTGATGCACCTGGCCAGCCCGGCGTCGCCCAAGGACTTCGGTGAGCTGCCCATCCAGATCATGAAGGTCGGTGGTCTCGGCACCCACAACACGTTGGGACTGGCGAGGGCGAAGGGAGCCCGCTACTTCCTGGCCTCCACCAGCGAGGTCTACGGCGATCCCCTGGTCCATCCCCAGCCCGAGACCTACTGGGGCAACGTCAACCCGGTCGGCCCACGTGGGGTGTACGACGAGGCCAAGCGCTTCGCCGAGGCCATGACCATGGCCTACCACCGCCACCACGACATCGACGTGCGCATCGCCCGCATCTTCAACACCTACGGCCCGGCCATGCGACTCGAGGACGGTCGCGTGGTGTCGAACTTCCTCGTCCAGGCGTTGCAGGGCCGGCCGCTCACCATCTACGGCGAGGGCACCCAGACCCGCAGCTTCTGCTACGTGGACGACGAGGTCGAGGGCCTCATCCGACTGGCCGACTCCGACCACGTCGGCCCCATGAACATCGGCAATCCCGACGAGTTCACCGTCCTCGAGCTGGCCGAGCTGGTTCGAGAGGTCGTCAACAGCGACAGCGAGATCGTCTTCGAGTCGCTGCCGGTCGACGACCCGGTCCAGCGCCGGCCCGACATCACCCTTGCCCGTGACGTGCTGGGGTGGGAGCCCAAGACCGCCCTGCGCGACGGGCTCGCTCGCACCGCCGAGGGGTTCGCCCGCCGGTTGGGCCAGGCCTGATCGTTCAGGAGCGGTCGATCAGCCCGTCGAACCGGGGGAGGGCCACGGTGTCGGAGTGGGCCTCGTCGAAGGCGCGCCGGGCGTTGGCCGAGAGACGGGCGTGCAGCGAGTCGTCGTCCCGGA
Protein-coding regions in this window:
- a CDS encoding LCP family protein — encoded protein: MRSSPSRVRGRRTWPQRLLLAVNVALVLVALGAAALLGYGYEKAGRFPRMALSGVLAEVEASSGEGAMNVLLVGTDTAEGLDPDDPVLEGRPESNDLTDSIMILRIDPAANDAALLSIPRDLWVPIAGTDQSNKINTAYSVGGASALIETIDDYLGIPVNHFVAVDFAGFQQVVSAIGGVEVYFPHPARDQGSGLFVPEAGCQLLDPAQALAYSRARHYENRIDGRWVPDRQADFGRMQRQQEFMRRALSRAIDRGARNPVTLNALLNAVDGALVLDDQLTTGQIVDIASAFRLFNPEELNSYSLQGYVSDQMIRGQSALVLHEAEADPVLDLFRGEQGLDPTPETVRLRVLNGSGAPDQAWDVAESLRAAGFGVPMTDNLRGDTISRTEIRHHPGQRASAELLARYLVTSPRLVEDRSLSFVPIELVTGTDFRGVIEPDDQSDSEGSSGSGGTASTSTSSSSSTTTPSTAPPSTDDEAPADESSPPPRC
- a CDS encoding UDP-glucose/GDP-mannose dehydrogenase family protein encodes the protein MSATIAVIGTGYVGLTTGAAFAALGHTVVCADIDEDKIRRLNDGEIPIVEDGLERLVHENVKAGRLSFVVGAAKAAAECEFSYLCVPTPQGLDGSADLSFIEAAAAEIGPVLQPESIVVNKSTVPVGSTRVVERALGRSDVFVVSNPEFLREGSAVNDFMKPDRVVIGSDHQAAAIRVASLYMGIPAPIMVTDPASAETIKYAANAFLATKLSFVNAVAAICEAVGADVADVMLGIGYDKRIGQDFLQPGPGWGGSCFPKDTRALAHIADEAGYDFHLLKGVLAVNDEQFERVVDKIERLVGGSLDDTTVAVWGLTFKARTDDLRESPSLEIIGRLRDRGATIVGYDPAVHRQLDGITVVDDPYAACDGADVLAVLTEWDEFRWLDFDKVADLLTAPRVVDGRNLLDSAALKRRGFTYDGIGRS
- a CDS encoding aminotransferase class IV; amino-acid sequence: MTNSTDKVWINGQVLPTDEARISPFDHGMTVGDGVFETLKIVGTVPFAMSRHLRRLERSATALGLEVPDADLVRAAAAEVIEANGVDGGRLRITLTGGPGPMGSNRGDEGTTLLLAVSELAHSEQGTDVMTVEWTRNERGALTGLKTTSYAENVMALARAAAADASEAIFANTAGNLCEGTGTNIFVGIEGRLVTPPLSAGPLAGITRDLVLEVTDAVEEDLPLDVLFDADEAFLTSSTRDVQAIASVDGIGLRECPGPLTEAAAAALSELMRSDLDP
- a CDS encoding UDP-glucuronic acid decarboxylase family protein translates to MARVVVTGGAGLLGSTLMRRLLDRGDEVVCVDNLITGSHDNVAALGGRGGLEFVRHDVSRHFEIDGPVDMVMHLASPASPKDFGELPIQIMKVGGLGTHNTLGLARAKGARYFLASTSEVYGDPLVHPQPETYWGNVNPVGPRGVYDEAKRFAEAMTMAYHRHHDIDVRIARIFNTYGPAMRLEDGRVVSNFLVQALQGRPLTIYGEGTQTRSFCYVDDEVEGLIRLADSDHVGPMNIGNPDEFTVLELAELVREVVNSDSEIVFESLPVDDPVQRRPDITLARDVLGWEPKTALRDGLARTAEGFARRLGQA
- a CDS encoding biotin--[acetyl-CoA-carboxylase] ligase, translating into MPGDHAKRALESSRFADLRWVGSTGSTNADLLALAAEGAADGVVLVADHQTAGRGRMGRSWEAPPGSSLLCSILLRPDIPVAMLQLISLATAMAASDACDTVAGVRPRLKWPNDLMVEGSDGEERKVAGILAESSLKADGVAAVVVGMGLNVNWPDALPDELASIATSLNHHAGREIDREELLVAHLRGLETMLSQLGTAEGSEALLLRYRHLSCTLGRMVRVELSSGALTGQASDLTPDGHLLVELAGELVPVAAGDVVHLRPAT